In Lactuca sativa cultivar Salinas chromosome 5, Lsat_Salinas_v11, whole genome shotgun sequence, the DNA window TATTGTTCTCTGTATTAGGtataagttttaaattttttacaaGATGGTTAAATTATAGTTTTGGTCCCTTTGGTTTGCATAgttatgcattttaagtcctaacTTTAACTTTTTTGCATCAATAGTCATTATGGTTGGAAAAAAGTACAAACGACGTTTGAAAAATACGTCTTatctatatttttgttttttctaaTTATTCTACATATACATATTTCAATATACAGTTGATTTATTAGTATCTAGTTAATAAACCCGTCACTGTCCATCACTCCATCACTGCTCGTTACAATAATTTCAaagaaaaaattattattataattaaacgGAAAGATAAGAACACGAGCAATGCAGTAAATAGTGACTAATCAAGTGCGTGGCCTTATACGACAGCTTAACTATCTCCCCAATTGCCGCGTCATCTTACCCGGCTGTTTTACGTGTCAGTCCTTCATTCATCTGCCTCTTCACTACTTCAAACCTATATATACAACAGCTCAGATGACCAACACATAGTACGAAAGTATCATTATCATTCCACTATAATAAACGATAAAACTAAAGTTTGAAGTTTAGAGAGTCGAGAAGAAACTGAAAGAATGGCATCAGCTCAAGAGAGAAGGTCGGACTTGGACGCCAAGGCCAAAGAAGGGGAGACCGTCGTGCCTGGTGGCACAGGGGGCAAAAGCCTGGAAGCACAAGAGCATCTTGCTGAAGGTTTCTAGTTCTTTACTTTTTGGTTTCCGTTTCTTGTATGCTTCGGATATTTATATTATATGATTCTTTTCAAGCTGCTTACTTTTGATGATGTGTTGAAATTACATTTAGGAAGGAGCAAGGGAGGGCAGACTCGAAAGGAGCAGCTGGGGACCGAAGGGTACAAGGAGATGGGCACCAAGGGCGGTGAGACTCGGAAGGAGCAGCTGGGGACCGAAGGGTACAAGGAGATGGGCAGCAAGGGAGGCGAGGCTCGGAAGGAGCAGCTGGGCACCGAAGGGTACAAGGAGATGGGAAGTAAGGGTGGGGAGACTCGTAAGGAGCAGATGGGGAGTGAAGGGTACCATGAAATGGGACGTAAAGGTGGTCTGAGTACTAAAGACAAGTCTAGTCAAGAGCGTGTTGAGGAAGAAGGTATCGAGATCGATGAGTCCAAATATCGAACCAAGACCTGAGCATATATAGCAGTGTGTGCTCATGACGTGCATTATATGTCCAACAGTAGTACTAGCAGTGTGTGCTTATGacaagtattatatatgtatccAGTAGTAGTAGTTTTTGTAAATATGCTGGGTTCGGGTGGTTTTGGTGTAGAAGGAAGGTATTAGGTTTTGCACGGTGTACCTTTTTGATGATGTTGGTAGGTGGTGCACTTGTAGTGTTCAACTAATGAAATATCGGATATGTTTATGTACATGTTTTTGATAAGAATGCAGGCTTTTATCAGCTATGTTCGTCAGCGGCTAccaaattttttatataaatgtaaATAAAGAGATGCATACACATAGTAAGATTTAACTTCTTTCCAAATTAATATAGCAAACAGGGGAACAAATTAACGAGTCACAGACTCGGTTGCGGGCACAAAACACTGGTCGGCACGTGAGTTATGCTCACAAGTGTAGTCTTCAGAAAATATTTACGACGCTATTATACTTCTATGAATATTTACCACACCATAGATAGAAAGTTTTTTCATGTTTTCCTCGTCGAAAAACTGAACCAAAACATCGCAAATTGAAACCAACAGACGCTCGtctttttttcattttcattgcAATTGTACGTTCTTCCTTTCTCGTTTTCAATCCAATTGTTTATTATTCCGGTCCTTAATCATGTCACCGTTCATAAAATCATCTTTCTTATGGATGATAATCTTCTAATTATCGCGCGAGTACTTGTAATACAGACGCTACATTGTAATACATGAATACAGACACTACAACGATACATTGAGGTGGCAAATGGTCAGTGAGTGAGGCTATGCTTGCTCATAATTTCTCTCATTCCTTCTTTTCTTTGTATCTCTTTTCTTCCCCCCACTTACTATCAACTGTGGTCCGTGAGTGAGGCTATGATCTCTCAGTAGTGGAACACTATTTTTTAAGATGATGAGAACCTAGTGGAGTGATATTTGCTTATCTGGCCATCTAATGTGCATGATGTATCTTAGACTTGAGGCGCAAAATCTGATGAGATGGATATATCTTTAATATCCTTTAATATCCGGGAGTCTATGGAGGACCAACATGTAATTTTGTACGAAAATACTCATCAAAGTAATCGTGAAAGATGTCCACAAGTTAAAGCTCCGTTGGAACAAAGTGAATTCAATGCACTGCGACAAcattattttatatttcacatatTTTTTGGACACcattattttatatttcacatatTTTTTCCTAATGCAGTGAGTTCTACTACAAAGTCCTATGAAAGATATTTAAAtgattatttaagaataaaaagaAGTTTTTCTTTTCCATTCGATTCAACACACTCAATTTGCAGTATGAATCAGTTTACGGCTTCAAGGAGTCGAATGCATGATTTTTGGATAAAACCAGATGTTAAGACGACCATAGAGAGGTCACGATGACAAGTGATTAAATGAAAAACGTTGATTTAACTGAGCTCACGACATGAGCCATatgggctcacgacgtgagatgtgCTGCAGCCTAAGctcatgatttttagggtttcatttcgtATTTAAACCCTATAAACCTCATTTTAGGGTTCATTTACAACTTCCTTTGTCCTCGAGTATagtaaaaccctaaccctagcttcTCCTTGTGATTCTTGAGTTTTTGGTGGCCTTAAGAAGAAGAGATCACCATTGGAGCATAGATTCAGCTTGAAAGCTTCATTTGCATCTTCCAGCAACATCTTTAGACCATTATCAGTAACCAAGATTCAAGCTTTGAGATTTCTTGTTGCTAGATCTAGGATTTTATGCATAATTGCCCATGGTTAGATGAGTTAGAGTGTTGAgactccataaagttggcaattttATATATCCTTAGAGTCCTTTGGTGATTCTATGTGATGGATCTAAGTTTGGGTAATGTTTGAGATCATGCTTGAGTTTTGACCTTATTTTTCTTCATGAATGCCCTAATTTGAGCTCAAGTATTGAATTGGACATGAAAGACCTTAAAGCATCGGTTTTTATGGTCTTTGGGGCATTAGGAAGCCTTCTGGAGAAGAAGGATtaaagacttaatggattaaggagttTATTCATCAAAAATTTCATTCAGACAAATCTCATGACGCGAGAATATATATCCGTCACGTCATGAGGATCAAGGAGTTTCAATTATTTTGTCCTTTagtagctcacgacgtgagcattagATGGTCACGTTGTGAGGGACAGTTgacagttgactttcgttgaccgttGACAGTTGACTTTTTGTCTAGTTTGActttgcatgttccttgtttgttgtggctctagagtaggatcatttgttcgggtggctatctcacctctgtttacttatggttacacaatGGAGGTTAGTGGGTAGCGGAGCACTGTACTGTGAGGGGTCTAGTAGGcggtagtgagttgtatgattgatAATCGCcagtattatgtgcctacttgatccttgattgtatatatgtcgacatatggtagTAGATGAGGTTGAGAGAGTCCTGTTGTGTGTTGTTGGCCAAGATACCAGGTGCGGGCCGACTATAAATTGTAGGTATGAAGGCTCGAGAggagcggttgggttgaggcggcaaGCCAACAAACACGGGGCATTCCAATCGGGAGGCTGTAGGCCgggggtattccagtccgatgatgtaacttcccaaaaattaagagtaaaatttttattttaaaaacacttAAACTATACAATTGTGATGTTCTAAATCCAGTTACAATAATTAAATCATTTTTTCATCAGAGTAAAAGTCATAAATAGCCAATGCGGAAAACGTTGGGCGATGATGTGCAGTCACGCCAGGCTCTTTCCTTTGCAACCGTATGTACCTGAAACTATAAACACataaccgtaagcacaaagcttagtgagttccccaaaataccacttaccATACATATTGTAGGAGCCCATTTTGATGATTGGCTTGTGCGGAATAATAAGATCTTGAGATTTAACGATGCCAAAAATATGAGAACACAATGAGATGAGTAATCCAATAATTTTACTTGAAAGAAAGAGTTACAATATGAAAATGAAAAACAATTCGTGGGAGAGATTACAACACACTCTCTCTAACTAGAGGACTAAATTTTTGGTACACACATAATACATGACCACTccctctctatttatagagataaGTAACTTACAtacaataaaaagaataaaataacctaacttatcactcattatttgtagatCATTTCCCTACTCCAACAATCTCTCCCTAAATGCTCGCAAATGATGAAGGATACAAATACATTGATAAAATGCTAAAATACACAATAACCAACTAGAAAGTGTGGTAATAAAAATGAAACCTAATAAGAACCAAATGATAAATGTGTCTGAAACTCTAAAGTGTGTGATTTCTGATGTTGGCCATGAATCTCTAATCAGTAAAGGTCTCCGGCTTCAAGGTCACCACTTTTGAGCCAGAAAAATAAGATCTAAATCTTCAAACTCATCAAAAGCACAATGATTAAGTTGAAAATCCAATCAGAAAATACTTTGACTTCAAGAAGTCTGAAACATCTTtagttctcgaatcataatacaaccaaaattcttcaaaagaataacctgctaaaaaatatgaaacattCTGATGTAGAGTgagaataataaataatctgaatCCGAGAAACATCTAGTGGAGCCAAAATTTTGATCAAGATGACCAAAAATGAGTGTCACgtcgcatcactaaataaatcaTCGTCTTCATTAGTCTCGAAAATCCAAGCTCAAACAATCAAAAAATCATATCCGGATGATAATtaacataatattctctccctatttttgataaaCAATGACcagatataaaaaataaataaatcaatttggatGGAGAGTGTCAGTTACCAAGAGCTTCACATGAtctccctagatgtatgaagggtctcgataaaacatgagaatgagagtaaaataaatactctcCGATCATCTATAGCCGGTTGATTTTGTCGCTAAAAACTGTCTAAACAAGTACCGAAGTAACAAATAAGAACTCTACATGAAAAATCTCTGCTCTGCTGAAAAATACTGATGTACCCAAACTGTAGTGCCGGAACTCCTGAAGTGGTCTTCAATAAATAAAGTCCACATGCTCACGATACATGGTTCGTCAATTGAAGATCAAGGGCGATAAGTCATAAAAAATCCCATAAAGCGAAGGTTGCGAAGCGACTTTGTTGATCAAATGCAATTGCGGTGCAATCCTCGCGAAGAAAAATATGATGTCCGACTGTGGTATGGAGGATAACTTGTCCATAGACACTGATCCAAGGACTGCTAGTCGAAAGACCTTGATTAAAGGGCAATTCTCATGGAACGAATAATAAAATTCTTCCAATATAATCAACAAGAAATAATCCATTGTGATGGTCAAAGCTTAAATAAATATCCAATAATAATCTCTTTCGTGAAGACAATAAATCGAGTATTGTAAAAATTATTCTTCACAAAAGGGCTTCTGATCATGGGTTGTGGTGGTggaaaattggtgttaaaaaaattgGTTAAAAAATAATTGGTGTTAAAAAATGAGTAAAAAAAAATAATGGGTGTTAAACAAAATAAATGGGCTAAAAAAATTGGCTAAAAATGGTTAATATATGAGAGGAGTATACGATGAGGAGTTAGGAAGGTTGAGGGGGCTGAAGGGCAAGGAGGAGAGGGATGCCGAGGAGGGGAGGGCTGAGGTGAAACATCCAAAAattatgacccaaaaatttcatttttgatttaagtaaaaacagtattccaaaacatttttcatacaacccaatgaaataaatatgtcaaacatcatgaaaatAAGAGTATGTCCTATAAATAGAATCCATATGGTGTGTGTGATGCAGTCAACCCAAGCTCTTCCCCtttgaaccggaagtacctaaaacataaactaaaacagtaagcacaaagcttagtgagttcctaaaataccacataccatacatatcatataacgggccccgcccacactcgcataacaggccccgcccacactcgaataacgggccccacccataCTCGAATAATATTGAGATACAAGCCCCGCTCACACTCAAATAACGGCCCCACCCACTAAACATACATAtacaggcacatacaagtattacacagacaacaagtataacaacATAACCAAACAaaggtcgaccttggtgccttagacccgctaaacccagtgaggaaactcacctcgtactaATGAATCCCGTGGATAATCTTTGGTTGCTGGCTGACCGATCCTTGAACTATCATTATTAAACAACACCCAATCAACATTTGGGTCTCAAACCATGACCATAAATCCATTATTAGGgtaaatgaccaatttacccctAATCTAGTTTGACCAAGACGTAGGCCCAAACCTAATAATCCAAAAGACCCAGATAACAATAAACTACTcaaggcccaattttccaaatcggGCCTAAACCCATTGAAGGTCTTTCCAACATAACTATCAGCCCAAAACCTGATGGCCCAACAGGGCCCATGACAACTAAGCCCAAAAGACGGACCACACCGAAGCCCATCATGCTAAACCCCTCCTGACTGAGTACGTAGAGCGTACTTAgttgtacgctaagtgtacatgcattttggcttgtacgttgcgcgtatAGACTTGTACTCCCGGCGTACTCCTCCAATAAGCCCATTATcgacattaagcacttaatgttcAAGATCAGgagtccaaaccatagatctacttcTTAAAGAACGTCTAGACccataaagtcattgacttgATGACTTTACATGCCTCAAAAGAATCCAACATCAACTTAAAGCATTAAAATTTCACCAAATGGACACCAAATCATACATAGgggtaggggtgagcaaaaaccgcaccacAACTAAAATTAACTGCaaaaaccgcaaccgcaataaaaaccgatggtgaggttttttattttttaaaaaccacaaatttgcggtgcggtgcagttattagttttcaaaaatcgCAAAAAAtccgcaccgcaccgcatatattatatacaactttttttattaattattaatatattaaatattaaaaataagacaagtttcatgaatgaaagatgaataaaatactagaagacaaaagtatggttttttgttatgtttaacattgaaaaatgatgaaattagacggttttaagaaatttattgttaattactattgatttgacgtttttaagatattaattgtttgtgatttaagttaattgtcttatacattatggtttttttattattacaagtaatatattTGAACTATTAAAACCATTTGAGctctaaactgtggttaaaaCCATACAAAATAACCATACCAAATCCATGcagttaataaccgcaacacagaaaaaacaaaaccgcaccgcaaaaatagccgcctaaccgcaccgcaaaaataaccgcaccaagcggttttgaaaatggattaaccgcatttgcggttagtggtgaggttttggctaataaccgcaccgaaccgcaccgcgctcacccctacATAGGGGATTCCAAACCCTAAAGGAGGCAACTTTATGCATCTAGAGTGGTATCAAGCCACTAGATctcatccttgggaccaaaatAAACCAAAACTCATACATGCTAGATCTAAGACATCAACGATCAATttcatagctttttacctcaaacaagatGGAAATGAAGCTCATAATCCAGATCCataagctcttccttgatcccCATCCTTGCACCAAACTTCATCTTCTTGGAAATGGACCAAACACACCAAAAACGGACACCATGAGCTCAAAATACCTTCATGAAGGTTAaaggacgatttctagggttttggggttTGGGGGTTGGTAAAGAGGCCATCCTTAAGTACTAAATGTGTTTATATAGGGTCCAAtaccaaatattagggtttcataactcccctcgtacgccccgcatacttccTCGTACAAACATCGTACGAGGCTTCGCATTCCCAATCAGCCTtcgcattacgcccaacgtaatccatACTAAGCCTTGCGTACCCTCCTACGCCACAGTATGCCTTGCGTACTTGctaggtatgccccgcgtactagagCTTCCCCTCAAACCCTTAAGCATTCCaaagaccataacttcttcgttataaacccgattccgacgatccttatatccatgaaaaggtaactaGAAGCTCTACGCTTTAGCCAACCCATGCCTGCCTTACCATATCCCGAAaaaacatccattttccatagaAGCCTGAGATgacaaattactaaaataccctttaaCTCCAAAACATAAACGGAATACCCGGATCATCCAATAGACATCATCTACTTCCAAAATGAGCCCAAAACTAACTTCTTCAAGGATCCTAAGCCTGCTAATACCCAATCCTTGATCACCACCTCGAGATAAAAATGATATgaatcagggtgttacaactttcccccacttaaattagatttcgtcccgACAAGCCAAACAACCTGCGTAACACGGCCACAACCTTGAGCATACCAACGCTTTCCCAAggaaaccgaaaccaaccctcGCAGGGCTCTCCAACCCGCAGATGAATGAATCTTTTCACCACCTGAAAATAATCCTTTGCAAAATAACCACATCAACACAAATTGTGACCTGAAGTATCGAGATGGTCTGACTCCCTTACAGACCGCTCATACAGGTCCATTGCGAAATCCATCCCACTTAATTTCCCAACTAACTACTCCACTTTAGATACTTGAGATTCCCATAAGAAAACATAATCGCAGACCAATCATCCCCGTAGCACACTTATACTTGACAatggctcagataatccttcaagtaggaGACTCATCCTTACAACGGTTAAACTTAGACGAGAGCTGCATAACAGGATCAAATAAtctactctaagattattcaatccTAACTGCAAGTGACCCAACATCTCCTGCAAATAACAAGTTACTCCACACACACAAGTTCCAAATCAATAATACTGCCTTAACATATCTTGATTCCCTTCACAAATAGAACCAATCCACGACACAACCACAATGGTTGATCTACCATCTAAACTAAATCCATTCATTACCCTTAAAACCTTTGATCGATAACCTCAGCATATAGATACCCCGATGCTCAACACACGGAAACAAAATTCTATACAAAATACTCGCGATACCCGACTCAAGATCTTAATTAGAACCCAACCCGATATTCAACTCATAAACCAAGATCCACGGATCTGTACTTTCATTTCACCCAAGACTTTATGATAACAAGAACCCCTTGCTAGACCGCATTATAAAGGTTTCCAAACCATCATTGAGACTACCCGTCCCgcacctggtccaaccaccaggttcccaagagtCCAAATAACAAGGCAACCCAACGTATAAACTCCTCTACATCCCACACTGACCACCTACTTAATCCTAGCCACTCAAGATCCAATACCTTGACCCAACGGTCGCTACCAAGTCCCACCTGTATTGCTCTAACCGCACAGGCCTCACCCATGAGTCCCACCCATATAGAGCTACACAAACCCGACTCTGCCTTGGACCCCCAATGGTCTTCAATCTAACACAGAGAAATACTCCTCGACAATCCTGACCGATGTGCCCAAGGCACGAACTGATTTGTCCCATTTACTATACAACTAAAAATACATAGAACCAAAGCTATCGTTACCACATAATCAtgcaacataaacacataacatatattaaCATATTACATACCCTTGGCAACTAGCCTTTCCTAGTTACCCTGCCATTGACTACTTCTCAATTAAATCCTTTGTTGGTCAATCATACATAATCCTGATAACTTTCCTTCCCCGGTCACCCAAGCCAAACATATCTCTTAACAGTATCATATGATCACATGCAACACCCCACCGGTCCAACTTGACATGACACCAAGTGTCTTACACTGAACATGCATAACAAGGAGTTAACCAAATCCACTAACACACTTGTACTCTAACAACAATCTTATCCTACCATGTAAAGGATATACAATGGGATATGTGGCATAGtgagaaactcacctgaactgatgaaacatcccaaaaatacagttccaaattttcgttttaaatcatttaagaaGAACCATATTTGTCAAACATCATAATAacaaaatgtgacatccccaaaatctcggccagaaaagaccgattttcatttatgcttttaaataatttcagagtaaatccttttgatttgaaagagttgcggaatttgttcccaaaacaaaacatgataaaataatatttatcaaagcatttcatcaagagatgcatttcattatataatcaaaactcgggatgtcatgttccgatacagaccataaagcataaacgataaacattacaagtcattcaacaaatatatacatatacagacttgtaaacaaaacaacaagatgatccatccatcttacgcccttgtgccacttcctgtaatacaaataaaactgagtgggtcaggcttgggagcct includes these proteins:
- the LOC111890710 gene encoding late embryogenesis abundant protein B19.4; its protein translation is MASAQERRSDLDAKAKEGETVVPGGTGGKSLEAQEHLAEGRSKGGQTRKEQLGTEGYKEMGTKGGETRKEQLGTEGYKEMGSKGGEARKEQLGTEGYKEMGSKGGETRKEQMGSEGYHEMGRKGGLSTKDKSSQERVEEEGIEIDESKYRTKT